One window of Nitrospiria bacterium genomic DNA carries:
- a CDS encoding cytochrome c yields the protein MAYRSKKLIFLGFFGFLVILGFSFHSWAQGKAVQGKAVYDKYCSSCHGRQGEGLGPVSGLPNFSDHATLGKKSDQDLFNKVTMGGKGSGMPAWKGILNDQERWDVVAYIRTLAKP from the coding sequence GTGGCATATCGTTCTAAAAAGTTAATCTTTTTAGGGTTTTTTGGCTTTCTCGTTATATTGGGGTTTTCATTTCATTCCTGGGCTCAAGGAAAAGCGGTCCAAGGAAAAGCAGTTTATGACAAGTATTGTTCTTCTTGCCATGGACGGCAAGGGGAGGGATTAGGCCCTGTTTCCGGCCTTCCGAATTTTTCGGATCACGCTACCCTTGGAAAAAAATCCGATCAAGATTTATTTAATAAAGTGACAATGGGAGGCAAGGGGAGCGGGATGCCTGCCTGGAAGGGAATTTTAAATGACCAAGAACGCTGGGATGTAGTGGCCTACATCCGAACTCTTGCCAAACCTTAA